Proteins encoded together in one Mercenaria mercenaria strain notata chromosome 18, MADL_Memer_1, whole genome shotgun sequence window:
- the LOC128550717 gene encoding thrombospondin-2-like, whose product MDKLLVVLVLLESFCLTYAIDCYNCTGITNVSDCHHVEFCPNTQYCFIQSNGSGSNRTYTLGCATKSSCGFTTSTSATTVAMPSHRTTSPMSLSTNISAKTTTTELPPQTTESSPQTTESLTQTTDAKTTATNTNTTSTSQGPASLVGRRELLYGENYYIQDDADSNIDCCDTDTCNKHLHESTSKPIVTPTLPDTGCHDKAGFDCDIAMNLFDVCNDIQKAKIVCKKSCNICDLVDGKWSEWGNWSSCDVTCGNGTRERMRTCDDPEPAYGGDNCTGSDMETELCTEQNCPIDGTWANWMSWTDCSVTCGIGLQKRIRNCSNPYPEADGLFCLGTSSDEKICLKTCHDDAWLEWSGWSKCSHSCDFGLMTRVRNCNTTSLFGHSCPGDAHETKLCKDSECPAKFGEWLEWSPWSECSRTCGTGMKTRARECNITSSACYGDLHESDLCVAKECPNPVSAFLVNGVAKEGPENGTIIFSRVITNVGGDYNATTGRFTCRIPGVYSFFVSIEKQLDVNQAYCQLIKNDTPTIYVGSRSSFVNGDHYQQASNSAVLELAADDVIYLGMCSDAKTFTAKSTFSGSLLVAEAGDNKQ is encoded by the exons ATGGACAAATTACTGGTGGTGTTAGTGTTACTTGAAAGTTTCTGCCTGACGT ATGCCATCGACTGCTATAACTGTACGGGGATAACGAATGTCTCAGATTGTCATCATGTTGAATTTTGTCCAAACACACAG tATTGTTTTATTCAAAGCAATGGATCTGGAAGTAATAGAACGTACACATTGGGCTGCGCCACGAAATCA AGTTGTGGTTTCACCACTTCAACATCTGCAACAACGGTTGCTATGCCAAGTCACAGGACTACGTCACCAATGTCCCTAAGTACAAACATATCAGCAAAAACGACAACAACAGAACTGCCTCCACAAACAACAGAATCATCGCCACAAACAACAGAATCACTAACACAAACAACAGACGCAAAAACAACAGCAACGAACACAAATACAACATCAACATCGCAAGGGCCGGCATCATTAGTGGGACGACG CGAATTGTTATACGGAGAGAATTATTACATACAAGACGATGCCGATAGCAACATAGACTGCTGTGATACCGATACATGTAATAAACATCTACATGAGTCTACTAGTAAACCGATTGTCACAC CTACTCTACCGGATACTGGTTGTCACGACAAGGCTGGCTTTGACTGTGACATTGCTATGAATCTTTTCGACGTTTGCAACGACATACAGAAAGCAAAAATAGTATGCAAGAAATCATGCAACATATGTGATCTTG TTGATGGTAAGTGGTCAGAATGGGGAAACTGGAGTAGTTGTGACGTCACTTGCGGAAATGGTACCAGAGAACGCATGCGTACATGTGATGATCCGGAACCGGCATATGGTGGTGATAATTGCACTGGGTCTGACATGGAGACAGAACTCTGTACCGAGCAAAATTGTCCAA TCGATGGTACCTGGGCAAACTGGATGTCTTGGACCGACTGCAGTGTCACATGTGGTATTGGGCTTCAAAAGCGGATTCGAAACTGTTCGAATCCGTATCCAGAAGCTGACGGTTTGTTTTGCCTTGGTACATCCAGTGAtgagaaaatttgtttaaaaacgtGTCATG atGATGCATGGCTTGAATGGTCCGGCTGGAGCAAGTGCAGTCATTCTTGTGACTTTGGTTTAATGACTCGAGTTCGGAACTGCAATACTACGTCATTGTTTGGACATTCTTGTCCCGGAGACGCTCACGAAACCAAGCTGTGTAAAGACAGCGAATGTCCAG CGAAATTTGGGGAATGGTTAGAGTGGTCTCCCTGGAGCGAATGTAGCCGCACCTGTGGTACTGGGATGAAGACCAGAGCCAGAGAATGTAACATAACATCGAGTGCTTGTTATGGCGATCTACACGAATCAGATCTGTGTGTGGCAAAAGAATGTCCaa aCCCTGTTTCTGCTTTCCTTGTCAATGGAGTAGCAAAAGAGGGACCAGAAAACGGCACTATAATCTTCTCACGTGTCATTACCAATGTTGGAGGTGATTACAATGCAACCACCGGACGGTTTACTTGCAGGATACCCGGGGTTTATTCTTTCTTCGTCAGCATCGAAAAACAGCTAGACGTGAACCAAGCCTACTGTCAGCTTATAAAGAATGATACCCCAACTATCTATGTTGGGTCAAGGTCGTCATTTGTTAATGGTGACCATTATCAACAGGCTAGCAATTCCGCAGTCCTTGAACTAGCCGCTGATGACGTCATCTACCTCGGCATGTGCTCGGATGCAAAAACATTTACCGCAAAATCAACGTTTAGTGGATCTCTTCTAGTTGCTGAAGCAGGCGACAACAAACAGTGA